The Planctellipticum variicoloris DNA window GACTCCTGGGTTCACGAAACTCCCCAGTCCTGTTTTCCCGTCGCGATTCCCGATATCGCACGACAGGCCGGCTGGAAACCGGAGCCTCTCGATCTGCGGATCCGCGGGGTCTGCCACGTCCGACGTCCGATCGACCAGTTCTTTCGGTCCAGCGATGGCGGCTTGTATGCCCTCGGGCGTCACCTCTTCGAAATTGACCGACACGACCTGACGGCGCGTTGGATCGACGAGCCGGCGCTCATGGAAGACCGAATTCTTGATGTTGTTGCTGGCAGGGTCCTTTTCGCTCCCTGGGATTCAGAAGCTCCTGGCCTCACCTTGTCGGGAAGGCCTGTCCCTGTCCCGGAAAGCCTGGGGCCGGCATGCATGTCTTGTACACGGCCTGGCTCGCCGATCACTGCGGTTGGATTCGCATTTGGTCTAGCGGCGCTCGACCATAACGGCGATGTCGCCGCCGTCTGCGATCTCCGCGGACGAGTCGACAGCCCAGATCTGAGGCAATGGAAGCAAAGCCGAATCATCCTTCTGGACGATCGAGTCATTCTGGAGGGTGACGAGGTCCTGATCTGGGATTATGTGTCAGATGCGCTACTTCCAATTGCTCGACGAGCGGACGTCGAGTGCGTATTGGGATCGCAATTTGCCCTTCGTCGGCGAAACAAACGATTCTCCATTCTTGAGACCAGCGGTAAAGTCTCGTACCGCTGGGTCGATCAGAACAGCGATCACGTTGAACACGCAGCCTTGTGGGAAGGTGGACTCTGGATGGCGTGTTTTAACCCAAGCCCTTACCGCGAGCAGAACGGAGGAGGTCTCACACAATTCACCTACAAGTTTGACGGTTGTGTCGCCCGCGGCGGAATCCAGTATCGATACTACGTCGGCGACCTACGCGTGCGGGGGGCCGTGGACGCAAGAGACCTTCGAGGCAGCTTTCTCGCGCTGAGTGGAGGCCAAATCGTATTCATCGACTGGGCGACGGGATACGATGAGCTCGTCGCCAGAGCTGAGAACTCCGAAATCTGGGCTCTCTACTGGAGCGAGTCATCGCAACAGCTACTCGTCGCGGGCTGGTACGGCGACGTTTATGCGATTGACTTGAAGCAGACCATGGGTGACTTTCACGCCTCGTTGGCCAGATGGAAAGAAGCCGACGAAATAGGCGAGTGATACCCCGCAGTCGCCCCTTTCGACATTCTGCCTTGGTCATTCGATATTTCTTCCTGGCGTCTTTGCGTTCCTCTTTGCATCGTTGCGTAAAATTTTCCGTCTTCAGACCTGCCCGGTCGCCGCTTCCATGATTGCGGCTTCCGAGAACTGGTGGCGGGCGAACTCGCCCGTCAGCCGGCCTTCGCAGAGGACCAGGATCCGGTCGCAAACGGTGAGCAGCTCGGGAAGCTCGCTCGACGTGATCACGATCGCCAGGCCCTCCCGGCAGAGGCGGTCGATCAGGCGGTAGATCTCGGCCTTGGCCCCCACGTCGATGCCGCGGGTCGGATCGTCGAGCAGCAGCAGGCGCGGGCGGACCTGCAGGGCGCGGGCGATCAGGCACTTCTGCTGGTTGCCGCCGCTCAGGCTGGTGATCGGGGCTTCCCGGCCGGCGGTCTTGATCGCCAGTCGGCCGATTGCCGCGTCGACCAGCTCGCTTTCACGGGCGCGGCGAACGATTCCGGCCGAAGCGCATTTCGCCAGGGCCGCCAGGCTGATGTGTTCGCGCACGGACATCTGCGGGAAGATGCCGTAGCGTTTGCGGTCTTCCGTGACGAGCGAAACGCCCGCCGCCAGGGCTTCGTTCGGGTGATGGAATCGCACCCAGCGACCGGAGAGGAGGATTTCCCCTGTGGGGGGCTCCGGACTCGCTCCGGAGAGGCATTCGAGGAGTTCGGTCCGGCCGGCGCCCATCAGGCCGGCGATGCCGACGACTTCGCCGGCACGGACTGAGAACGAAACGTCCTTCAGCCGCCATTGCCGCGGATGATTCCGCCAGGGGAGGGACAGCCGGGTGACGCGCAGCCGTTCGTCGGACGGGCTGCGTTCCTCGGCGACCTCCACCGCCGCGATCTCGCGGCCGACCATCAGGGCGGTGATTTCTTCGGGAGACGTGTCGGCTCGATCCAGCGTCCTGACCACCTTGCCGTCGCGCAGGACAGTGATCCGGTCGGCGTTCCGGAAGACTTCGTCCATCTTGTGCGAGATGTAGATGATCGTGACCCCCTGGTCCCGCAGGCGGCCGATCACGCGGAAGAGACGTTCGACTTCGGTTTCCGTCAGGGCGCTGGTCGGTTCGTCCATGATCAGCAGGCGGCTGTTGAGCGAGAGGGCCTTGGCGATCTCGACGAGCTGCTGGTCGCCGATGCGGAGCCGGCGGACCGGTTCGCGGACGCCGATCACGCAGTCGAGTTGCTGGAAGAGCTCGCGGGCGCGGCGCTCCATCGCCGCCGTGTCGAGCCAGCCGAATCCGCGGGTCAGCTCGCGTCCCAGAAAGACATTCGCCGCGGCGGAGAGGTCGCTGACGAGGTTGAGTTCCTGGTGGATGATGCTGATGCCGCGTTCCTCGGCGTCGCGCGTCCCTGCCAAGCGAATCGTTTCGCCGTCGACTTCGATCCGTCCGTCGTAGTCGGTGATGACGCCGGAAAGGATCTTCATCAGCGTGCTCTTGCCCGCGCCGTTCTCGCCGCAGAGAGCGTGGAACTCGCCCGTCCGGACGGCAAATGAGACATCGCTGAGGGCGGTCACCGCCTGAAATCGCTTGGTCACGCCGTCGAAACGGATCAGCGGTACGATATCGACCATGAACGGGCTCCCTTCCACACTCAGGGGATCACGGCAGCGCCGGGGACGGCCCGCTTCAGCTTCATTCGCCCGCCGTCCGTCATCTTCGCGCCGGTCACGTCGACCTTCTTCACGGCGGGGAAGCTGCCGCCGCGCTGACCGACGAGCGAATCGTCAACCTGAGTTCCCGAGAGCCGCAGTTCGGCGACGGCGGGAAAGAACTTCAGCCGGGGGAAGAGCCGCAGGACGTCGCTGCTGGTGGCCTGGGTGCCGGCGAGATCGACGATCAGGCCGTCATCGTTCTGGCTGACCTTGCCGCCGAGCTGCTGAATCTGGCTGACCGCTGCGGAGCGCTGCCAGCCGGGATAGGCGCGGTCGAGTCCAATGCTGACGACCACGGTGGCGACAGCCCAGACGATCAGCAACATCCGGCGGGGACCGCCGGCCAGGTTGCTGCGCAGGATCAGCATCAGGCCCAGGGCCGACAGTCCGGTCAACCCGGCGAGCCAGCTCGTTTCGAGCTGCACGGATCCTGCGAGGAGTTTTCCGCCGATCAGGGCCATCAACGTGGCGGCCAGCAGCGTGAGATTCAGGATCGTCACCAGGCCGAGCCGGCCGGAAAGGAGTTTCCGGGCGATCCGCGACTGATCGGAGGATTTGGTCAACGTGACTGCGCAGACGACGAGGACGCCGACGATGAGTCCCTGGTAGACGTCGGCCCCGGTCTTGATGATCTTGGCGACGCCGTCGATGGCCACGCGCAGGAAGAGTGCCCCGAGGACGGTGCCGGTCATGGTGCCGACGCCTCCCTGCAGACTGCAGCCGCCAACAACGGCCGCGGCGATGGCGTTGAGTTCGGCGTTCACACCGAGCGTCTGCGGCGTGGCGACGCTCTGCTCGGCGACGGCGATCACGCCGGCGATGGAGGCCAGCACGGCGCTCAGGCAGTAGGCCAGCCACTTGAGATTGTCGGTCCGGATGCCGCTGAGCCGGGCCGCCTGTTCGTTACCGCCGAGGGCATACAGATGCCGCCCGATGACGGTCTTGCCGAGCAGGCCGGCCAGCAGGAGGGTGGTGACGCCCAGCAGGATCGCGGTGAAGGACCAGTGGGCCAGGGACCGGAATGTGGCGTCGGAGACGTTGATCTGCGTGCTCGTCCCCCCCTGGACTTCGAGCGTCACCGCTTCGCAGATAGCGCGGGCGAGACTTCGGAGACCGACGAGGGTTCCCAGCGTCGCGATGAACGGAGGCAGGCCGACAATGGTGATCAGCCAGGCATGCAGGCTGCCGATCATCACGCCGGACAGAATCGCGCCGCCAATGGCGGCGGCGATCACTCCGTGGGGAAGGGGCTGATTGGTCAGCATCTGCTCGGGAGCGAGGAGCAGCAGAATCGAGGCGCAGATCGTGCCGCTGAAGGCGATCACCGCCCCCACCGACAGATCGATGCCGCCGGAGATGATCACGATGGCGGCGCCGAGCGAGATCAGGCCGAGCTGCGAGGCAGTCCGAGTCAGATCGACCGCGCTGCTGCCGGGACGAAACCAGTAGTTGTGCTGAGTGTCGAGAACGAGGGTCAGCAGCGCCACGCCGATGACGGCGGCGAGCAGTCCGAATTCGTGCCGGCGGAAGATCGCGAACGGACCGGCATCCGCATTCGTCAATGAAGCTCCGTGGGACATTGCGGACTCTTTGTGACCAGCCAAGATCGCCCAGGGTTTACACCCTGGGCTACATTTGATCGCCCCTTGACGGGGCTACGGAAGACGGCCGGCATAGCCGGCCCTACGTGCAGCATTCGTCGTATTCTTCACTCACAACTAGCCACTAATCACTCGCCACTTCTTCAAGACTGCGTCAAATTGTACTTCGCCAGCCAGGCATTGAATTCGTCGAGCGTCAGGAACTCGACGTTGCCGGTGAAGAGGTCTTTCTCGACCGGCGAGTCGGCGTTCGGAACGACGACTTTCAGGCCGGTGTCGAAGATGTCTCCCTCGGGCTGGCCTAAGTTGGGGAGCATCTGCTTGATCGTGGCGTCGTCTTTCGTCTTCAGCGCCTTCAGCAGGCGGATCGCTTCCAGACCCATGGCATACGGATTCTGGACGACCATCGCGTCGATGTCCCCGTCGGCGGCCGCTTGAATCGTCAAAGGCTCGGCGTCGAAGACGACGACGGCGAAGTCCTTGCGGCGGTTCTTTTCGCGGAGGACGTCGACGATGGCCGGGGCGTTGTAGGACCAGATGCCGACCAGCGTATTGAGCTGCGGGTGGCTGAGCAGGGCATTGCGGACATTCTCGCGGGCGACGTCCGGCTTATTGGCGTCCGGCATGGCGTCCTTGGCCACGAACTTTTCGCCAGCCCCTGCGGCGAAGCCGCCGATGCGGTCCTTGGCGTTCTGCGCGGCCAGATCGCCGACGAACGAGACAAACTCGCCGCCCTCGGGCCGGAGGGCCTTGGCGCACAGGCCGAGGACCTGGCCGCCGGCGACGTTATCGGTCCCGATGAAGGCGTCTCGGGAATTGCGGAAGGTCGCCCGCTCGACGTCGGAGTCGACGGCGAGAATCGGAATTCCCTTGTCGCGCAGTTCCTTGAGCTGGGCGGCGATCGCGGCGTTATCGGCCTGCTGGACCGAGACCGCGATGCCGGCGATATCGGCCTGGCCGCCGAACTGCTTGAGCTTGTTGAGCTGGCCTTCGACGGTGCCGTCACCGGTTTCCATGATCGCCGTGAACCCGGCGTCGGCGAGGTTGAGTTCCTTTTCGGCGTCCTGAATGCCGGCCCGGCAGGCGTCCCAGTAGGGGGAGTTGCCGTTGGTCAGAAAGACGAACCGCTGCTTGCCGCCGGCGGCTCCCTCCGGCGCTTTCGCGGCGCTGGACGACCCGGCTTCCCGCGGAATGGAAGGTTCGCCGCAACCGACGAGCAGGGTGGTGCAGGCGACGCTCAGGCCAAGACAGATCAGGCTCCAGGGTTGCCGGCTCACGGTGATATCTCCGGGGGAACATCTTGAGAAGTGTCGTGTGGCGGCGAGCGCGCCGGGACCGGACCTCGCCCGCCATCGGAACCGAGCACGATATCCCGCAGACGCCCGGCGGGTCAATGAACTGCACTGGCGGCGGGATTGAGAATGGTTGCGCGGGGAGACAATGTCGAATGACGAAGGCGGAATGTCGAAAGTGACGGAGCGTACTCTGAACGCAAGGGTGGCCGGCGGCTGGAGCGTCGTCGCGAAGCCCCGGTCCGGACGCGACGGGGATCCAGCCCTCAGCCCCGCCAGGGGCGGCAGAGTCATAGCCCCGCGGCGTCAGCCCGCGATTCCGCGAGACACAATTAACGATCCGACAGGCCCCGGGCCGGGGCGAAAGAAGCCAGACGATTTGAATCGTCCCGCGGACAGTTTCACGTCGCCAGACCGCGCAGATACGCCACCAGTTTGCTGACATCTCGCAGAAACTGCTCGATTCCGGGAGGATCGGAGAGCGGGACCGGAAAGTCATAGCGCAGGTCGTACGCCGGGGTCCGTTCCATCATTGCGTGGTCGGCGAGCTCGTCGACGGGCATCTTCGGTCGCCGCCGCTGCGGCGGCGCGACGTTTCTTGCCATAAGTTCGGCACAGTAGCCGCTGCGATCCTTGTACTCGTGTTTGAAAATTCGGAGTCGCAGGTATTCCAGATGGAAGTTCACCTCGTCCCGCTCACCTTGCCGGAGTGCGGTGAGATCCCGGTGAAACTCGTAGATTGAGCCGTAGAACCCTCCATTGCCACGATAGACAATGGGTTCAGTCCCATCGAGCACGATGTCGAACAGGATCGCGGACGGGTCGTGCAGCGTTTCGGGAGTGCCGAGGACATCTCGGGTGACGAGACGGAGCACAACGCCTCCGAATCCGTACAACGTGAGAGTGCACTCCGGGATCGAGTGCCAGCCGAAATTGGTTCCTGGTAACGGCACCGCGTCACTCCTTCCGCTTCTGGTCAGCGGCTGACTTCGCGCAATCGCAGTTCGCCAGGCGGATCGCCAGGCGCCGGCAGCGTTCGACGAGCAGATCGAGGTGCGAGCCGGTGACCTGCTTGGTGCCCGAGGGGTAGTAGCTGCGAATGTCATCCACCATGTGGCCGGTACCACCGTCCCTCTCGGCGAACTCTTCGAAGATGCCGAACTGCTCGACGGCAAAGCTGGCGCGGATGCTTTGCTCTACGAGTCGCCACTCAACGGAAATCCAGCGGCACAGGCACAGCAGGACGACGAGCGTCAATCCGATCCGTTCGAATCTGCGCCGTCCGACATCACTTACCGGGGCTGAATTCGAAACCTGATCCATGATGCCACCTCATCCCGGCAGACCGCCGCCTGAGTCTGAACTCCGCCGCCGTCCCGACAGCAGCGCGCAGAGCGTCAACCCGACCGCGCACCCCACATACACCATCGCATTCGGCGTGCGCCCCGTCCACGTCTGCCAGGGCCAGGGGAGGTGGAAGAAGCCGAAGTTCAGGCCGAAGTAGAGCCATGTTGTCAAAAGCAGCGACAGCCGCAGGCCCGGCGCGGCGGGGGCGTCTTTCGGCCTGCGTATCAGCCAGACGGCGGCGAGCGTCGTCAGCGCGACCGGGAGCACGAAGTAGATCAGCCAGCCGGGCAGTGGGGCGACCGACGGGTCTTTGTACACGAGCTGGCGGACCGTCTTGCCGGCGATGGGAAAGGCGGTGATCGGCAGAATCAGCAAGGACGGCCACCAGCGGCCGCCGGCGCTGCCGACGATGGGGATCAGGGCGAGGACCAGGCCCATTTCGTAGAGTCTGCTCGGGAAGGCAAGGCCGGTGAATTCGGCGCAGGCGAGCAGCGTGACGTGCGCGATCACCAGCACGGCCTCGAAGACCGGCAGGAGCGTCGGCGCGGGAACTTTGGTCGGCGGCGCGATGCGGCGCTGATGGAGCCAGAGGCCGAGCCCCAGCGTGGCCCCCATGATCAGGCCGAAGGTGGTCTCCATGCAGTTCCACCAGTTCATGATCGGATCGAGCCAGATCCAGACGCCGGTGCGGAAGAGTTCGGGGTTCCAGGCGTGGAAAGCCTGCAGCGACTGGCCGCCGGGGAAACCGAGCGCGCCGCCGAGCAGGCCCCACAAACCCATCCGCCAGGCGAGGCCGTCGCGGCGGACGCCGCCGGTCCAGACGAGCAGACCCGCCAGCGCCAGGACCATGCCCCCCCAGGCTTCGCGGCGGGGCTTTAACGCTTCGGCATCGGGCTCCCAGACCCAGTCGGCGGAGAAATAAACCGCGGGCAGAACCTTGTTCGCCGGGTCATACGGCTGATTGATGAGCCAGACGCCGAGCAGCGACAGGCCCACCATCGCCAGCAGAACCAGGAGCAACTCCCAGCAGCGGTAGCGGACGCCGCTCAGCCCCATGCCGAGGAACGCCCCGGCGAAGCCGATCCAGAGCCCCCCTTTGATCGCCAGGCCGAGCATGCCCCAGAGGAGGGCGTCCCAGTGCCCGATGACGGGAGCGTTCTGGGTCAGTCCGATCGTCTGGCCGTAAGTTTCCGAGCC harbors:
- a CDS encoding sugar ABC transporter ATP-binding protein, giving the protein MVDIVPLIRFDGVTKRFQAVTALSDVSFAVRTGEFHALCGENGAGKSTLMKILSGVITDYDGRIEVDGETIRLAGTRDAEERGISIIHQELNLVSDLSAAANVFLGRELTRGFGWLDTAAMERRARELFQQLDCVIGVREPVRRLRIGDQQLVEIAKALSLNSRLLIMDEPTSALTETEVERLFRVIGRLRDQGVTIIYISHKMDEVFRNADRITVLRDGKVVRTLDRADTSPEEITALMVGREIAAVEVAEERSPSDERLRVTRLSLPWRNHPRQWRLKDVSFSVRAGEVVGIAGLMGAGRTELLECLSGASPEPPTGEILLSGRWVRFHHPNEALAAGVSLVTEDRKRYGIFPQMSVREHISLAALAKCASAGIVRRARESELVDAAIGRLAIKTAGREAPITSLSGGNQQKCLIARALQVRPRLLLLDDPTRGIDVGAKAEIYRLIDRLCREGLAIVITSSELPELLTVCDRILVLCEGRLTGEFARHQFSEAAIMEAATGQV
- a CDS encoding ABC transporter permease; translated protein: MSHGASLTNADAGPFAIFRRHEFGLLAAVIGVALLTLVLDTQHNYWFRPGSSAVDLTRTASQLGLISLGAAIVIISGGIDLSVGAVIAFSGTICASILLLLAPEQMLTNQPLPHGVIAAAIGGAILSGVMIGSLHAWLITIVGLPPFIATLGTLVGLRSLARAICEAVTLEVQGGTSTQINVSDATFRSLAHWSFTAILLGVTTLLLAGLLGKTVIGRHLYALGGNEQAARLSGIRTDNLKWLAYCLSAVLASIAGVIAVAEQSVATPQTLGVNAELNAIAAAVVGGCSLQGGVGTMTGTVLGALFLRVAIDGVAKIIKTGADVYQGLIVGVLVVCAVTLTKSSDQSRIARKLLSGRLGLVTILNLTLLAATLMALIGGKLLAGSVQLETSWLAGLTGLSALGLMLILRSNLAGGPRRMLLIVWAVATVVVSIGLDRAYPGWQRSAAVSQIQQLGGKVSQNDDGLIVDLAGTQATSSDVLRLFPRLKFFPAVAELRLSGTQVDDSLVGQRGGSFPAVKKVDVTGAKMTDGGRMKLKRAVPGAAVIP
- a CDS encoding substrate-binding domain-containing protein, with translation MSRQPWSLICLGLSVACTTLLVGCGEPSIPREAGSSSAAKAPEGAAGGKQRFVFLTNGNSPYWDACRAGIQDAEKELNLADAGFTAIMETGDGTVEGQLNKLKQFGGQADIAGIAVSVQQADNAAIAAQLKELRDKGIPILAVDSDVERATFRNSRDAFIGTDNVAGGQVLGLCAKALRPEGGEFVSFVGDLAAQNAKDRIGGFAAGAGEKFVAKDAMPDANKPDVARENVRNALLSHPQLNTLVGIWSYNAPAIVDVLREKNRRKDFAVVVFDAEPLTIQAAADGDIDAMVVQNPYAMGLEAIRLLKALKTKDDATIKQMLPNLGQPEGDIFDTGLKVVVPNADSPVEKDLFTGNVEFLTLDEFNAWLAKYNLTQS